A window of Flavobacterium flavigenum contains these coding sequences:
- the trpC gene encoding indole-3-glycerol phosphate synthase TrpC: protein MNILDKIIIDKKREVILKKSIIPISQLEASVFFGKQTISLSQKLRVSNSGIIAEHKRRSPSKSIINNNFTVEEVVKGYEDAGACGISVLTDGKYFGGSLDDLLLARASVNIPLLRKEFMVDEYQILEAKAHGADLILLIAAVLTREEIKSLSEFAKNLGLEVLLEVHNQEELEKSIMPSLDMIGVNNRNLKTFEVSLDFSKELASQIPNEFVKVSESGISSVEAIRELKPFGYKGFLIGENFMKTENAGKAATELINQLK, encoded by the coding sequence ATGAACATTTTAGATAAAATAATAATAGACAAAAAAAGAGAAGTGATTTTGAAGAAATCGATTATTCCTATTTCTCAATTGGAAGCTTCGGTGTTTTTTGGAAAACAGACTATTTCGCTTAGCCAGAAATTAAGAGTAAGTAATTCTGGAATAATAGCAGAGCACAAACGTCGTTCTCCTTCAAAATCAATCATCAACAACAACTTTACAGTTGAAGAAGTAGTTAAAGGATATGAAGATGCCGGAGCTTGTGGGATTTCTGTTCTGACTGATGGAAAATATTTTGGCGGTTCACTTGATGATTTGCTTTTGGCAAGAGCCTCAGTAAATATTCCGCTTTTGCGAAAAGAATTTATGGTGGATGAATATCAGATTCTGGAAGCAAAAGCCCACGGAGCTGATTTGATTTTACTGATTGCTGCCGTTTTAACCCGTGAAGAAATCAAATCTTTATCTGAATTTGCCAAAAACTTAGGGTTAGAAGTTTTACTGGAAGTTCACAATCAGGAAGAACTGGAGAAATCAATTATGCCTAGTTTAGATATGATTGGCGTGAATAACCGAAACCTAAAAACTTTTGAAGTAAGTCTTGATTTTAGTAAAGAACTGGCTTCACAAATTCCGAACGAGTTTGTAAAAGTATCAGAAAGCGGAATCTCATCAGTAGAAGCCATTCGGGAATTAAAACCTTTCGGATATAAAGGTTTCTTAATTGGAGAAAACTTCATGAAAACAGAAAACGCAGGAAAAGCAGCAACAGAACTTATAAATCAATTAAAGTAA
- a CDS encoding phosphoribosylanthranilate isomerase: MKLKICGMKCPDNILEIGSLLPDYMGFIFWDKSARYCDGNIPELIKTIKKTGVFVNQSQEEILEKVEKHNLQAIQLHGNESVEFCSELKKQLPQKTEIIKVFSADENFDFEIIKPFESVSDYFLFDTKGKLPGGNGTTFDWTILKKYNSKKPFFLSGGIGMNELKAIEEISKSNLPIYAVDINSKFEIEPGLKNKNLLSNFKRKFEIVNI; the protein is encoded by the coding sequence ATGAAACTCAAAATATGCGGCATGAAATGTCCCGACAATATTCTCGAAATAGGTTCGCTCCTGCCCGATTATATGGGATTTATTTTCTGGGATAAATCCGCAAGATATTGTGACGGAAATATTCCGGAACTCATAAAAACAATTAAAAAAACAGGCGTATTTGTAAACCAGAGCCAGGAAGAAATTCTGGAAAAAGTTGAAAAACACAATTTACAAGCCATTCAGTTACACGGAAATGAATCGGTAGAATTTTGCTCGGAACTTAAAAAACAATTACCCCAAAAAACTGAAATTATAAAGGTATTTTCGGCCGATGAAAATTTCGATTTTGAAATTATAAAACCATTTGAAAGTGTAAGTGATTATTTTTTGTTTGATACCAAAGGGAAATTACCAGGCGGCAACGGAACCACTTTTGACTGGACAATATTAAAAAAATACAATTCGAAGAAGCCTTTCTTTTTAAGCGGCGGCATTGGAATGAATGAATTAAAAGCCATTGAAGAAATTTCAAAAAGCAATTTACCTATTTATGCTGTCGATATAAATAGTAAATTTGAAATAGAACCAGGGCTAAAGAATAAAAATCTATTAAGCAATTTCAAGCGAAAATTTGAAATTGTCAACATTTAA
- the trpB gene encoding tryptophan synthase subunit beta codes for MNFNVDEKGYYGEFGGAYIPEMLYPNVEELRQNYLKITAEPDFKAEFNQLLKDYVGRPSPLYFAKRLSEKYNTKVYLKREDLNHTGAHKVNNTIGQILVARRLGKKRIIAETGAGQHGVATATVCALMGMECIVYMGEIDIARQAPNVARMKMLGAEVRPALSGSRTLKDATNEAIRDWINNPVDTHYIIGSAIGPHPYPDMVTRFQSVISEEIKWQLKEKEGRENPDYVVACIGGGSNAAGTYYHFLHEPEVGIIAVEAAGKGVDSGHSAATSKLGKVGVIHGCKTLLMQTTDGQITEPYSISAGLDYPGVGPMHAHLAQTGRGEFFSVTDDDAMNAGLQLTKLEGIIPAIESAHAFAVLDQKKFKPTDIVVISLSGRGDKDLDNYIDYFKL; via the coding sequence ATGAATTTTAACGTAGACGAAAAAGGATATTACGGAGAATTTGGAGGAGCTTACATTCCTGAAATGCTCTATCCGAATGTAGAAGAATTACGCCAGAATTATTTAAAAATTACAGCTGAACCTGATTTTAAAGCCGAATTCAACCAATTACTCAAAGATTACGTTGGCCGTCCAAGCCCATTATATTTTGCTAAACGTCTATCTGAAAAATACAATACAAAAGTCTACTTAAAAAGAGAAGACTTAAACCATACCGGAGCACATAAAGTAAACAATACCATCGGGCAAATATTAGTTGCCAGACGTTTAGGCAAAAAACGAATTATTGCCGAAACGGGTGCTGGTCAACACGGTGTTGCGACAGCAACTGTTTGTGCTTTGATGGGAATGGAATGTATCGTGTACATGGGCGAGATTGACATTGCACGTCAGGCTCCAAACGTAGCCAGAATGAAAATGTTAGGCGCAGAAGTTCGTCCGGCACTTTCGGGTTCAAGAACTTTAAAAGATGCTACAAACGAAGCTATTAGAGACTGGATCAACAATCCGGTTGACACCCATTATATTATCGGATCGGCAATTGGACCTCATCCTTATCCGGATATGGTAACGCGTTTTCAAAGTGTAATTTCAGAGGAAATCAAATGGCAGCTCAAAGAAAAAGAAGGTCGTGAAAATCCGGATTACGTAGTCGCTTGTATTGGTGGAGGAAGCAATGCTGCGGGGACTTATTATCACTTTTTACATGAGCCCGAAGTAGGTATTATTGCCGTTGAAGCAGCCGGAAAAGGTGTCGATAGCGGACATAGTGCCGCAACTAGCAAATTAGGAAAAGTGGGCGTTATTCATGGTTGTAAAACTCTTTTGATGCAAACCACTGACGGACAAATTACAGAGCCCTATTCGATTTCTGCAGGTCTGGATTATCCTGGCGTGGGGCCGATGCACGCACATTTGGCACAAACCGGACGTGGCGAATTTTTCTCAGTAACCGATGACGATGCGATGAATGCAGGTTTGCAGCTTACTAAATTAGAAGGAATCATTCCGGCGATTGAGAGCGCACATGCTTTTGCCGTTTTAGACCAAAAGAAATTCAAACCAACTGATATTGTAGTGATCAGCCTTTCGGGTCGTGGCGACAAAGATTTAGATAATTATATTGACTATTTTAAATTGTAA
- a CDS encoding gamma-glutamylcyclotransferase family protein — MEQIFSYGTLQSKEIQMQVFNKLLTGTPDQLTGYKLKDLQIEEEFGIEDYFVAAPSENPSDAVDGIVYTISSTDLAKADQFESNAYKRVQITLKSGVVAWIYIEN; from the coding sequence ATGGAACAGATATTCTCCTACGGAACATTACAGTCAAAAGAAATTCAGATGCAGGTTTTTAATAAACTGTTAACCGGAACACCAGACCAGCTAACAGGTTATAAACTAAAAGATCTTCAGATAGAAGAAGAATTTGGAATTGAAGACTATTTTGTAGCAGCACCAAGTGAAAATCCATCGGATGCTGTAGACGGTATTGTTTACACTATTTCCAGTACTGACCTTGCAAAAGCAGATCAATTCGAATCCAATGCCTACAAAAGAGTTCAAATAACACTGAAGTCGGGAGTTGTTGCATGGATTTACATTGAAAATTAA
- the trpA gene encoding tryptophan synthase subunit alpha, whose product MNRITQKLQEDKKILSIYFSAGYPNLNDTVQIIQDLEKNGVDLIEIGLPFSDPLADGPTIQASSTSALHNGMTTQLLFDQLANIRESVKIPLIIMGYFNPMLQYGVEAFCKKCAEIGIDGLIIPDLPVDVYADEYKAIFEKYGLINVFLITPQTSDERIRFIDSVSNGFIYMVSSASVTGSQSGFGNVQEEYFERISNLNLRNPQIVGFGISNKETFNQATKYAKGAIIGSAFIKHLSESGSGKIEEFVGGIR is encoded by the coding sequence ATGAACAGAATAACCCAAAAATTACAAGAAGATAAAAAGATCCTTTCTATTTATTTTTCTGCAGGATATCCAAACTTAAACGATACCGTTCAGATTATTCAGGATTTAGAAAAAAACGGAGTGGACCTGATCGAAATTGGCCTTCCTTTCAGTGATCCTTTGGCAGACGGGCCGACGATTCAGGCGAGTTCAACATCAGCGCTTCATAACGGAATGACCACTCAGCTTCTTTTTGACCAGCTGGCAAACATTCGCGAAAGCGTAAAAATTCCGTTGATTATTATGGGCTATTTTAACCCAATGCTGCAATACGGAGTTGAAGCTTTCTGTAAAAAATGCGCGGAAATTGGTATCGACGGATTAATCATTCCTGATCTTCCGGTTGATGTTTATGCAGACGAATACAAAGCCATTTTCGAAAAATATGGTTTAATTAATGTGTTTTTAATTACACCACAAACTTCAGACGAGCGTATTCGTTTTATCGACAGCGTTTCAAATGGATTTATTTATATGGTAAGTTCGGCAAGTGTTACGGGATCACAATCTGGTTTTGGAAATGTTCAGGAAGAATATTTTGAGAGAATTTCAAATCTTAATCTAAGGAATCCTCAAATTGTAGGTTTTGGAATTTCGAATAAAGAAACTTTTAATCAGGCTACAAAATATGCAAAAGGCGCTATTATTGGAAGTGCTTTTATCAAACATTTAAGCGAAAGCGGAAGTGGTAAGATTGAAGAATTTGTTGGTGGAATTCGATAA
- a CDS encoding type II toxin-antitoxin system RelE/ParE family toxin translates to MQKIYYKYKAGVKVAKKLISGLIDCSLSLEFNAYGGQREELLAERIQDFRYSLFKNYKIIYWIDEQKSIVYIANVFDTRQNPVQIKLNK, encoded by the coding sequence TTGCAGAAGATATATTATAAATATAAAGCAGGAGTTAAAGTTGCAAAAAAATTAATTAGTGGTTTAATAGATTGTTCACTTTCACTTGAATTTAATGCTTACGGAGGTCAAAGAGAAGAACTTTTAGCTGAAAGAATTCAGGATTTTAGATATTCACTTTTTAAAAATTATAAGATCATTTACTGGATTGATGAACAAAAAAGTATTGTTTATATCGCTAATGTATTTGACACCAGACAAAATCCAGTACAAATAAAATTAAACAAATAA
- a CDS encoding TetR/AcrR family transcriptional regulator, which yields MSQIELNDKKIQILKVAEKLFSEKGFEGTSIRDISKEAKINIAMVSYYFGSKEKLLEALIIHKTADLKLQIESLQHEKLEPLDKVNKLVEIYINRINCNRGIFRVLHFELTSKKRENSLAVFTELKKGNLKSLETIIHEGQSKGIFRKDIIIPLITPTIMGTFFHFHMNKPFFVELLNLNTEELYDNYIKTILKNHIQQTIKALLVYEN from the coding sequence ATGTCACAGATTGAATTAAACGATAAAAAAATTCAAATTCTGAAAGTAGCCGAGAAACTTTTTTCGGAAAAAGGATTTGAAGGAACGTCTATACGGGACATCTCTAAAGAGGCAAAAATTAATATTGCCATGGTTTCGTATTATTTTGGTTCTAAAGAAAAGCTGCTTGAAGCTTTGATAATTCATAAAACAGCTGATTTAAAATTACAAATCGAAAGTTTACAGCACGAAAAACTTGAACCTCTTGATAAAGTAAATAAATTAGTCGAAATTTACATTAACCGAATCAATTGTAACAGAGGGATATTCAGGGTTTTACATTTCGAACTTACCTCAAAAAAAAGAGAAAATAGCTTAGCCGTTTTCACAGAATTGAAAAAAGGCAATTTAAAGTCATTGGAAACAATTATTCATGAAGGCCAGTCTAAAGGAATTTTTAGAAAAGATATAATTATTCCGCTTATCACTCCGACAATTATGGGTACTTTTTTTCATTTTCATATGAATAAACCTTTCTTCGTCGAATTACTGAATTTAAACACAGAAGAGTTGTATGATAATTACATCAAAACGATTCTTAAAAACCACATTCAACAAACTATAAAAGCACTACTTGTTTATGAAAATTAG
- a CDS encoding TolC family protein, translating into MKISQLMLFGVFFIGISSIEAQEKTSLTLDEAVKLAWEKSNEVTLANTKVNTKKYELQSVKNNQYPDLKVSGQYQRLGKASIDLHNDQASSEPMASPDRAMLGMANLSLPIFSGFKIQSSIDTYESLYEAETANAAKTKEDVALRVITYYTALYKAQKTLDLLNENQKQAKQRVTDFTELEKNGIIPRNDLLKAQLMVSKTQLSIDEANNNINNINFYLTTLLKLDPSVKLQVNEQDFFNLKTSNAPTSDALALENRKDLEAVRLQSKASEANIRVAKAGYYPTLALLGGYTAFDLKDFITVKYAMNFGVGLSYDLSGILKNNSHVKEAESKAMEVKNSEALLSDRIKVEVQKSIEDYDLAINQSVVYDEALQQASENYRLVKDKFDNGLSDTNDLVEADVEHLSAKINTALSKATIIQKYYELLSVSGQLSQSFNLSKI; encoded by the coding sequence ATGAAAATTAGTCAATTAATGCTCTTTGGAGTTTTCTTTATCGGAATTTCTTCAATAGAAGCACAAGAAAAAACAAGTTTAACCTTAGACGAAGCCGTTAAGCTGGCGTGGGAAAAGAGTAACGAAGTTACACTTGCCAATACTAAGGTAAACACAAAAAAATACGAATTACAGTCGGTTAAGAATAATCAGTATCCGGACTTAAAAGTTTCGGGTCAATACCAGCGTTTAGGAAAAGCCTCGATTGACCTGCACAACGACCAGGCAAGTTCTGAGCCTATGGCATCTCCGGATCGTGCTATGTTAGGAATGGCAAATCTTAGTCTGCCAATCTTTTCGGGATTTAAAATTCAAAGCAGTATTGATACTTACGAAAGTTTATACGAAGCAGAAACTGCGAATGCAGCTAAAACGAAAGAAGATGTTGCGCTCCGCGTAATTACCTATTATACTGCATTATATAAAGCCCAAAAAACATTAGATCTTTTAAACGAAAACCAGAAACAGGCAAAACAGCGTGTAACTGATTTTACCGAATTAGAAAAAAACGGAATTATTCCGAGAAATGATTTATTGAAAGCACAATTGATGGTTTCCAAAACACAATTATCTATTGATGAAGCGAATAACAACATCAACAACATCAATTTTTATCTTACAACATTACTTAAATTAGATCCTTCAGTAAAACTTCAGGTTAATGAACAGGATTTCTTTAATTTAAAAACAAGCAATGCGCCAACATCTGATGCATTGGCATTGGAAAACAGAAAAGATTTAGAAGCTGTCCGTTTACAATCTAAAGCAAGTGAGGCAAACATTAGAGTTGCAAAAGCTGGTTACTATCCAACATTAGCTTTATTGGGAGGTTATACAGCTTTCGATCTTAAAGATTTTATTACTGTAAAATATGCCATGAATTTTGGCGTTGGACTATCTTATGATTTATCGGGAATTCTAAAAAACAATTCGCACGTAAAAGAAGCTGAAAGTAAAGCGATGGAAGTAAAAAATTCTGAAGCACTTTTAAGCGATCGCATCAAAGTAGAAGTTCAAAAATCTATTGAAGATTATGACTTAGCTATTAATCAGAGTGTGGTTTATGATGAAGCATTACAGCAGGCATCTGAAAACTACAGACTGGTAAAGGACAAATTCGACAACGGTTTATCTGACACCAATGATCTTGTTGAAGCTGATGTAGAACATTTAAGCGCTAAAATCAATACTGCTTTATCAAAAGCAACTATTATCCAAAAGTATTATGA